Part of the Novosphingobium sp. KA1 genome is shown below.
CCGCGATCCGTTCCCTCTTTCGCGAGAACCCGGGCCGATGAGCACGGACACGCCTTGGGCGGGGCCGCTCGCCGGGGTGCGGGTGATCGATTTCACCCGCGTGCTGGCAGGGCCCGCCGCCAGTCTGGCATTGGCCGACTTGGGCGCCGAAGTGTTCAAGATCGAACCGCCCGGCAGCGGCGACGAGACGCGCACCTTCCCGCCCCTGCGCGAGGGCGAGAGCCACTATTACCTCGCGGTCAATCGCGGCAAGAAGTCCATCGTTGTCGACCTCAAGAGCGAGGAGGGGCTGGCGCTGGTGCGCGATCTGGCGGCCAAGTGCGACGTGCTGGTGGAGAACTACCGCCCCGGGGTGATGGACCGGCTCGGCCTTGGCTACGAGGCGATGAAGGCGATCAACCCGCGGCTGATCTACTGCTCGATCTCCGGCTACGGCCAGACCGGCCCGCTCAGGGACCGGCCCAGTTTCGACATCGTGCTCCAGGCCATGTCCGGCGCGCTCTCCATGAACGGCGAGCCGGACGGGCTGCCGACCAAGCTGGGCATTCCGCTGGGCGATCTGGTCGGCGGCATCAATGGGCCGATCGGCATTCTCTCCGCCCTTTACGAGCGGGAGCGGACCGGCGTGGGCCGGCATATCGACGTCAGCCTGATGGACGGGCTGATCGGCATGCTCGGCTACATCGCCCAGCTCGCCTTCTTCAACGGCAGCGATCCCACCCGCGTCGGTTCGCAGCATCCCAATCTGGTGCCCTACGGCATCTTCCCGGCGCGCGAGGGCTCCATTGTCATCGCCTGCCTGACGCCGGGGTTCTGGAGCCGGATCTGCCGCGCGATCGAGCGGCCGGACCTGACCGAAGACCCGCGCTACGACACGCTGGAAAAGCGCCGCGACGCGCGGGCCGAGGTCAACGCCATCGTTTCCGCCTTTACCGAGCGCCGCAGCGTGGACGAACTGGTGGCGATCTTCACCGCGCATGAAGTGCCGCATGCGCCGATCCTGGGCGTCACCGAGGCGCTGGCGCAGCCGCAGGCGGCGGCACGCGAGATGGTGGTGGAAACGCAGCACAAGACGCTGGGGCCGATCCCCATCGTGGGTCGTCCGATCCGCTTCACCGACGCCCCGCAGCCGGTGCCGAGCGCGCCGCCGGTGCTGGGCGAGCACACCGATGCCATTCTGGAAGCGGTGCTCGATCTTTCGCCGGAGCGAATTGCGCAGCTGCGCCGCGCCGGAGTGGTTGCCTGAGGCCGTGCTTCGGGCAAGGCTGGCGTAAAGAACCCGAGAGGATTTCCCGATGGCCGACTTGCGCTTCGATGACCGTGTTGCCGTGATCACCGGCGGCGGGCGCGGTCTGGGCCGCGCCCACGCGCTCCTGCTGGCGAGCCGGGGCTGCAAGATCGTCGTCAACGATCCCGGCGTCTCGATGGCGGGCGATGCCACCGATGAGGGCCCCGCCGAGGCGCTGGCCGCCGAGATCCGCGCCATGGGCGGGGAGGCTGTCGCCAACACCGATAGCGTCGCCACCCCCGCAGGCGGCAAGGCGATCATCGGCGCGGCGCTCGATGCCTTCGGGCGGATCGACGTGCTGATCCACTCGGCGGGCAACGTGCGGCGCGGCAGCCTGAGCGATCTCGCCTACGAGGATTTCACCAGTGTCCTCGATGTCCACCTCAAGGGCGCCTACCACGTCGTGCGCGAGGCGTTTCCGCTGATGATGGCGCAAGGCTACGGGCGCATCGTGCTCACCAGTTCGATCAACGGGCTTTACGGCAAGTCGGACAATGTGACGTATGCGATGTGCAAGGCGGGCTTCAT
Proteins encoded:
- a CDS encoding SDR family NAD(P)-dependent oxidoreductase is translated as MADLRFDDRVAVITGGGRGLGRAHALLLASRGCKIVVNDPGVSMAGDATDEGPAEALAAEIRAMGGEAVANTDSVATPAGGKAIIGAALDAFGRIDVLIHSAGNVRRGSLSDLAYEDFTSVLDVHLKGAYHVVREAFPLMMAQGYGRIVLTSSINGLYGKSDNVTYAMCKAGFMGLSNTAAIEGQHNDVKSNLIVPAAVTRMSEGIDTSQFPPMEPEQVAPMVGYLCHESCTASGEMFVAMGGRLARARVTENAGAFRQDWSLEQVADQIEAIRDGGAVLAFPPVPDGQLEHLLYGFGMIRRETAAV
- a CDS encoding CaiB/BaiF CoA-transferase family protein, with the translated sequence MSTDTPWAGPLAGVRVIDFTRVLAGPAASLALADLGAEVFKIEPPGSGDETRTFPPLREGESHYYLAVNRGKKSIVVDLKSEEGLALVRDLAAKCDVLVENYRPGVMDRLGLGYEAMKAINPRLIYCSISGYGQTGPLRDRPSFDIVLQAMSGALSMNGEPDGLPTKLGIPLGDLVGGINGPIGILSALYERERTGVGRHIDVSLMDGLIGMLGYIAQLAFFNGSDPTRVGSQHPNLVPYGIFPAREGSIVIACLTPGFWSRICRAIERPDLTEDPRYDTLEKRRDARAEVNAIVSAFTERRSVDELVAIFTAHEVPHAPILGVTEALAQPQAAAREMVVETQHKTLGPIPIVGRPIRFTDAPQPVPSAPPVLGEHTDAILEAVLDLSPERIAQLRRAGVVA